In Halobacterium noricense, the genomic stretch CTGGCAACATCAGACCGAATTCCAGAAATCCGTCAACATCGACCCCGACGTCGCCACCGCCCCCATCCTCGATTTGGACACCCTGGACGTGACGGTCCGGAAGTTCGTCTAGCCACTTTTTGCTGTGGGAGGGCGCCTGCGGCGCCCTCCTCTGCTCACGGCACGCAGCGCCGTCTGTTCGCGGGCCGTCGGCCCGCGCTCACTGCGTTCGCGCGGTGAACCGCTTCGCTCGGGTCCTTCGGATCATTCTGCTCGCGGATGCTCGTTCTGCAGTTGTCAGTCCACGAATCGCTCGACGTCCGCTGCGACAGGTCTGGAAACGTCTTCGGGAACGTCCGCGAACCACTCGATTTTGGTGCCGTCCACGCGGCTTTGCGGCTCCTCAGGAAGTCGAGCGTTCGGCGTCGCGCGGACGACCACGTTGTAGACCGTAGTGCTGTCGCCGGTGTCGGGAACGCGGTACTCGCGGGCGCGGAGGCGCTCGACGGCGTCGACGTCGATTGGGACGCCAGTCAGCCCCTCGAACTCGTGGCGCGCGACCGCCAGCCAGTCGTCGCCGGCTTCGGCGGGAAACGCGGGGAGTGTCCAGCCGTGGTGGCCGTCGTTCTGGAGGAGGACGCCAACGTCGCTCACAACACCGACGACCACGTGGCTGTCCAACTCGGTCGCGTCAGCGAACTCAGCCGTGTCGACATCGTGGGTCCTGTCCCGGACGTCGACAGTATCGTGGTCGCGGAGCGTCACGGGGTCTGTCAGGGATTCAGGGAAGTCGGCGGTCACGGCGGCTCTACGGCGACCCGTGGTTTAGAAGTGGGGTGTCGGTTACTCGCCACGAATCTCGCGGAGCCGCTCGCGGCCGGGGGCGATGAGGTCGTCGAGGTAGTCCGCGAGCGCGCCCTTCGCGTCCGCGGGGTGGAGTTCGCCGGATTCGAGGTCCGCGGCGAGGGCCTCGTAGTCGTCGTATTCGAGGTTGCCGCCGTACTCGTCGGGGCGCTCGACGACGACCGCCTCGAAGCGCGGGAAGACGTGGTACTGGAACAGTTCGAGCACGGGGTTGACGAGGTCGCCCTCGGGGTCGCGGGTTTGCGGGCAGAACGCCGAGTTCACCTTCTCTTCGAGGTCCTCTGTGGAGTCCTCCATGGAGATGGTGATGCCCTCGCTGGAAGACATCTTCCCCTCGCCGGTCTCGAGGTCGCCGAGAATCGGCGTGTGGACGGCGAGGCGCTTCTCGTAGCCGAGACTCGGGAGTTCCTCGCGGGCGAGCATGTGGACCTTCCGCTGGTCCATGCCGCCGACTGCGACGTCGACGTCGAGGTACTCGATGTCCAGCGCCTGCATCAGTGGGTAGACGACGTGGCTGACCTTCGCGGTCTCACCGCCCTGAATTTCGGCCATCGCGCGCTGCGCGCGGTTCAACGATGTCGCCAGTTCCAATTCGTGGAGGTCCAGTTCGTAGTCGTCGTCGAGCTGGTAGTCGCTGCCGAGCACGAACTTCGTGGAGGCCTCGTCGAGGCCGTACGCGAGGAACTGCTCTTTCATCTGGTCGGCGGTGTCCCGAATCTCCTCGAAGGAACCTTTCCCGTTGAGGTACGCGTGGACGTCCGCCAGGAGGACGACGACGTCCAGCCCGGCGTCCTGCAGGTCGATGAGCTTGTTCGCGGTGAGCAGGTGGCCGAGGTGGAGCACGCCCGAGGGCTCGTAGCCGACGTACGCTCGCTTCCCGTCGGGGTCGTCGGCGAGCGCTTCGACTTCCTCCTCGGTCACGACTTCCGCCGCGTTCCGCGTGAGGAGTTCGTAGGTGTCCATACGACTGCGGAGTCAGCGCTCGGGGTTAAGCGGTTTGGATGCGTGCGAACGCGTCAGACCGAGAGAATCAGGGAATGACCGTCGCGGGCACGCGGTCGGCGTGCAGCACCGTCTCGGCGGCGCTTCCGAGGAGCGTGCGTTCGAGCGTGCCAGCGCCGTGGTGCCCCATCACGACGTGGTCGTAGCCGCGCTCCTCGACGAGCGAGAGGATGTCGTCGCCAACGCTGTCGCTCGGCCGGAACTCCACGTCGACGTCCGTGTTGACTTCGGGTTCGGTGTCGACGTCCTGCGCGTCGAGAACGCGTTCGGCGCGGTCGAGGACGGCGTCCGTACTCTCGGATTCGGCTTCTGCGAAGTGGACGGCGTCGAGGCGTCCCTCGTAGCGGCGCGCCATCTCCGCGGCGAACCCCAGCGCGCGGAAACTGCAGTCCGAGCCGTCGACGGGGACGAGGATGTCCATGCGGTGGTACTGTGTGGCCTGCGGGTTACGCATTACGGCGGATCGCGTCCAGCGCTTCGGCGGCCTCGCGAGCGGCTTCGAGGAACTCGCGGGCCCGCCGCGGGTCGTCGGCGCCGGCGGCGCGGCGCGCCAGCGCGGCAATCGAGGATTCCAGTGCGTCGGCGGCTTCGCCGGACGGCGAAGTATTCGGGAGTTCGCTGTCGACTGCCGGCTGCTCGGTCGGCGCGGGCTGTTCGCGGCGCTGCTCGCGTGCGGGCTGGGTGGACTGCTGGCGTTCGGCGGGCTGCCGGCCTTCGGCGGGCTGCTGGCGCTCGGCGGCGTTACCGGTCGGCTGGCTGGCACGGGCACCTTCGGCTGCGTCCGCGTCGCCGCCCGCTGGCTGCGAGGGCTGCTGTGCCGCCTGTCCTTCGGTGTCAGCCTGCTGCTGCGCGGCCTGCTGCTGCGCGGTCTGCTGTTGTTCGGCGGCCTGCTGGCAGTTGGGGCAGAAGGACTGGCCCTCGTAGCGGAAGATGGGGTTGCCACAGCGGTCGCAGTGCTGGTTGGTCATCGTCGCACCCTGCAGCAGGAGTTCGCTCATGCGCTCGGTCTCCCCACGGTCGTCGTCGGCGTACTTCTCGCGGAGTTCCTCGCGCACGGCCTCCTCGTCGAAGCCGTCGTCCGTGTCGCTCATAGGTGTGTACAGGGCGCGACGCCTCGAAAAGCCTGCGGAGGACGGACCCTGCGAGAAAATTCGACGAAAGTCGAAGTGGCGTTCGTCCGTCGTCGGCGACCGTGTGGGTCGTTTCCCCGCCTGCTCGAACTCACCGAAGCGCTTAACGGACTCGCCGGCGGTGGGTATACGTGATATGACGAAAGTCAGCATCGTGGGGGCCGCCGGCACGGTCGGCGCCGCCGCAGGCTACAACCTCGCGCTCCGCGACGTGGCCGACGAACTCGTGTTCGTGGACATCCCGGACAAGGAAGACGAGACCATCGGGCAGGCCGCGGACGCGAACCACGGCGTCGCCTACGACGCCAACACGGAGGTCACCCAGGGGACGTACGAGGACACCGCTGGCTCCGACGTCGTCGTCATCACCGCGGGGATTCCCCGCCAGCCCGGCCAGACGCGCATCGACCTCGCGGGCGACAACGCGCCCATCATGGAGGACATCGGCTCCTCCATCGCCGAGCACAACGACGACTTCGTGACGGTCACGACGTCGAACCCCGTCGACCTCCTGAACCGCCACCTCTACGAGAGCGGCGACCGCGACCGTCACAAGGTCGTCGGGTTCGGCGGTCGCCTCGACAGCGCGCGCTTCCGCTACGTGCTGAGCCAGCGCTTCGACGCGCCCGTGCAGAACGTCGAAGCCACCATCCTCGGCGAGCACGGCGACGCGCAGGTGCCCGTGTTCTCGAAGGTGCGCGTGAACGGCGCGGACCCCGACTTCTCGGACGACGAGCGCGAGGACATCCTCGAAGAACTCCAGCAGTCTGCGATGGATGTCATCGAGCGCAAGGGCGCAACCCAGTGGGGGCCGGCGACGGGCGTCGCGCACATGGTCGAAGCTATCCTCCGCGACACGGGCGAGGTGCTCCCCGGCTCCGTCGTGCTCGACGGCGAGTACGGCCTCGACGACGTCGGTCTCGGCGTGCCCGTGAAACTCGGCTCGAACGGCGTCGAGGAAGTCGTGGAGTGGGACCTCACGGAGTACGAGCGCGACCAGCTCGGCGAGGCCGCGGAGAAGCTCTCCGAGCAGTACGACGAAATCGCGTAATCGCCGCGCCCGCGCTCGCCGGCCGCGTCAGGCCGGCGCGACCTCTTTCGTGACCTCGTCCGGTTCGTCGCCGTCCGTGGATTCGCGTTCGGCGTCCGGTTCGAGTTCCCGTATCGGCACCTCCTCCCAGTGGTGGCACATTACAGTCGCTAGTGTGGCACGCGTTAGCATAAAGCTTGCCTGAACGGAGGACGACCGCTCGCTAGGGCCTCAGACGACCTGTTCGCCGTCGTCGTCGTAGACTGCAATCGCGTCGACGGGGCACGAGCGCGCCGCGAACTTCGCGTCGAACTCCTCGTCTTCGGGAATCTCGCGCGCGAAGACGCCGTCCTCGACCTCTTCGCTGTCCCGCAGGACGGCTTTGCCCGCGTCCGTGTCCTCCTCGAAGGCGTCCCACTCCGCGACACACTGGAACATCCCGATGCAGACGTCGCGGTCGAACTCGACTCGCATACGGGAACGTGGAGGCGCCCCGCCTATATCGTTGCCGGGCTAGGTGGAGTAGTCACAACTGGAGGCTCGGGCACGGTCTCGAGGCGTCGGTGACGGCGGTGACCCCACAATTTCACGCGTAGATAACGAAAAGTGCGAGCCGACCTGGCCACTTTCACCCCGGTACGCGAACCCTTAACCACGTGAGCGACGTACGACCGCCCGAATGTCGGAGTCCGCGTACGTCGACCATCCGATGCTGGCCGAGGGCGTCATCGAGGCACGCCAGTACCAGCTGCAGCTCGCGGCGGCCGCACGGGAGGACCACACGCTCGTCTGCCTCCCCACCGGGCTCGGGAAGACGACGGTGAGCCTGCTGGTGACGGCCTACCGGCTGGCCGACGACGCGGGCGGGAAGTCCCTCCTGCTCGCGCCGACGAAGCCGCTGGTCGAACAGCACGCGGCGTTCTACCGGGAAGCCCTCCGGATTCCGGACGACGAAATCGTCGTGTTCACGGGGGAGACGCGGCCCGACGACCGCGCGGAGATGTGGAACGACGCGCGCGTGGTCGTGGCGACGCCCCAGGTCGTGGAGAACGACCTCGTGGGCGGGCGCATCGGGCTCGAAGAGGTCGTGCACTGCACGTTCGACGAGTGCCACCGTGCGACCGGCGACTACGCGTACACGTACATCGCGGAGCGCTACCACGCCGACGCGCTGAACCCGCTCGTGACGGCGATGTCCGCCTCTCCGGGCGGCAACGAGGAGGACATCCAGACGGTCTGCGAGAACCTCGGCGTGCGGAACGTCGAGGTGATGACCGAGGACGACGCGGACGTCGGCGAGCACACGTACGACACGGACGTCCAGTGGGAGCGCATCGAACTCCCGGAGCAGGTCATCGAGGTCCGGGACGCCATCAACGAGGTCATCGAGGACCGCCTGGAGAAACTCCGGG encodes the following:
- a CDS encoding NUDIX hydrolase; translation: MTADFPESLTDPVTLRDHDTVDVRDRTHDVDTAEFADATELDSHVVVGVVSDVGVLLQNDGHHGWTLPAFPAEAGDDWLAVARHEFEGLTGVPIDVDAVERLRAREYRVPDTGDSTTVYNVVVRATPNARLPEEPQSRVDGTKIEWFADVPEDVSRPVAADVERFVD
- a CDS encoding Sjogren's syndrome/scleroderma autoantigen 1 family protein, which encodes MSDTDDGFDEEAVREELREKYADDDRGETERMSELLLQGATMTNQHCDRCGNPIFRYEGQSFCPNCQQAAEQQQTAQQQAAQQQADTEGQAAQQPSQPAGGDADAAEGARASQPTGNAAERQQPAEGRQPAERQQSTQPAREQRREQPAPTEQPAVDSELPNTSPSGEAADALESSIAALARRAAGADDPRRAREFLEAAREAAEALDAIRRNA
- a CDS encoding ferredoxin, which codes for MRVEFDRDVCIGMFQCVAEWDAFEEDTDAGKAVLRDSEEVEDGVFAREIPEDEEFDAKFAARSCPVDAIAVYDDDGEQVV
- the mdh gene encoding malate dehydrogenase, whose protein sequence is MTKVSIVGAAGTVGAAAGYNLALRDVADELVFVDIPDKEDETIGQAADANHGVAYDANTEVTQGTYEDTAGSDVVVITAGIPRQPGQTRIDLAGDNAPIMEDIGSSIAEHNDDFVTVTTSNPVDLLNRHLYESGDRDRHKVVGFGGRLDSARFRYVLSQRFDAPVQNVEATILGEHGDAQVPVFSKVRVNGADPDFSDDEREDILEELQQSAMDVIERKGATQWGPATGVAHMVEAILRDTGEVLPGSVVLDGEYGLDDVGLGVPVKLGSNGVEEVVEWDLTEYERDQLGEAAEKLSEQYDEIA
- a CDS encoding tyrosine--tRNA ligase; amino-acid sequence: MDTYELLTRNAAEVVTEEEVEALADDPDGKRAYVGYEPSGVLHLGHLLTANKLIDLQDAGLDVVVLLADVHAYLNGKGSFEEIRDTADQMKEQFLAYGLDEASTKFVLGSDYQLDDDYELDLHELELATSLNRAQRAMAEIQGGETAKVSHVVYPLMQALDIEYLDVDVAVGGMDQRKVHMLAREELPSLGYEKRLAVHTPILGDLETGEGKMSSSEGITISMEDSTEDLEEKVNSAFCPQTRDPEGDLVNPVLELFQYHVFPRFEAVVVERPDEYGGNLEYDDYEALAADLESGELHPADAKGALADYLDDLIAPGRERLREIRGE
- a CDS encoding universal stress protein, coding for MRNPQATQYHRMDILVPVDGSDCSFRALGFAAEMARRYEGRLDAVHFAEAESESTDAVLDRAERVLDAQDVDTEPEVNTDVDVEFRPSDSVGDDILSLVEERGYDHVVMGHHGAGTLERTLLGSAAETVLHADRVPATVIP